A portion of the Labilithrix sp. genome contains these proteins:
- a CDS encoding choice-of-anchor L domain-containing protein encodes MMNLRSFGIGSSLVVALLAIACSSASQRSGFATDKAPTEPGQGPGGIGGDSQVGDSIPTSECGINNTGDGDPEADYDGDGYPLKNDCNECNKTINKGARDIPGNGIDEDCSGTPDDEPESCDGATEIGDGYEAAAAMGLCKKSDGVSWGIINAKLVKPDGKKLTKLDGVGAASTFGTNKPREGSSLFVLSTGKAATFTAGGGGGLGGLVPPPSHGTPDGYPKESSSCTDVPDSPPSTKAYDGAALEVKIRVPSNAKSFSYQHFFLTEEFPRYVCSKYNDFFVTMMSPIPAGLPDGNIAFDSENNPIGVNSGLFRACKPGTYRIGDNGAGTQADREFACEDGVAALKGTGLDKNKPTGDPGGGGTGWLTTTAPVTPGEEITLLFAVWDSGDGALDTTVLIDDFKFSLEDSGTTATAPTDVK; translated from the coding sequence ATGATGAATCTACGCTCGTTTGGAATCGGCTCTTCCCTCGTCGTGGCGCTCCTCGCGATCGCGTGCAGCTCGGCCTCGCAGCGGAGCGGCTTCGCGACGGACAAGGCGCCGACCGAGCCGGGCCAGGGCCCCGGCGGCATCGGCGGCGACAGCCAGGTCGGCGATTCGATCCCCACCTCCGAGTGCGGGATCAACAACACGGGCGACGGCGATCCCGAGGCCGACTACGACGGCGACGGCTACCCGCTGAAGAACGACTGCAACGAGTGCAACAAGACGATCAACAAGGGCGCGCGCGACATCCCCGGCAACGGCATCGACGAGGACTGCAGCGGTACCCCGGACGACGAGCCGGAGTCGTGCGACGGCGCGACGGAGATCGGCGACGGCTACGAGGCCGCGGCGGCGATGGGCCTCTGCAAGAAGTCGGACGGCGTGAGCTGGGGCATCATCAACGCGAAGCTCGTGAAGCCGGACGGCAAGAAGCTCACGAAGCTCGACGGCGTCGGCGCCGCGTCGACGTTCGGCACGAACAAGCCGCGCGAGGGCTCGTCGCTCTTCGTCCTCTCGACCGGCAAGGCGGCGACCTTCACCGCGGGCGGCGGTGGCGGCCTCGGCGGTCTGGTCCCGCCGCCGTCCCACGGCACGCCGGACGGGTACCCGAAGGAGTCGTCGTCGTGCACCGACGTCCCGGACTCGCCGCCGAGCACGAAGGCCTACGACGGCGCGGCGCTCGAGGTGAAGATCCGCGTCCCGTCGAACGCGAAGTCGTTCAGCTACCAGCACTTCTTCCTGACGGAGGAGTTCCCGCGGTACGTCTGCTCGAAATACAACGACTTCTTCGTCACGATGATGTCGCCGATCCCGGCCGGCCTGCCCGACGGCAACATCGCGTTCGACAGCGAGAACAACCCGATCGGCGTCAACAGCGGTCTCTTCCGCGCATGCAAGCCCGGCACCTACCGCATCGGCGACAACGGCGCCGGCACGCAGGCCGACCGCGAGTTCGCGTGCGAGGACGGCGTGGCCGCGCTCAAGGGCACCGGCCTCGATAAGAACAAGCCGACCGGCGACCCCGGCGGCGGCGGCACCGGCTGGCTCACCACCACCGCCCCCGTCACGCCAGGTGAAGAAATCACTCTGCTTTTCGCGGTGTGGGACTCCGGCGACGGCGCCCTGGACACGACCGTGCTCATCGACGACTTCAAGTTCTCCCTCGAAGACTCGGGCACCACCGCCACCGCGCCGACCGACGTCAAGTAG
- a CDS encoding serine/threonine protein kinase: MSGTARSNRPSSAYQKAAAVTQFGKYQLFASLGKGGMADVFLSVARGQMGFNKLAVVKRLRPALAEEVAFRNMFLDEARLAARLNHPNIVHTYEVGEERGVYFIAMEYLEGQSLNKVQKELVRNKQRMPPELAARIVADALAGLGHAHELRDYDGRSLNVIHRDVSPHNIFVTYDGHTKLMDFGIAKADTSSTETEVGILKGKVAYMSPEQAMGQKIDLRSDLFAMGIVLWELLAQQRLMTGENAANTLHRLMNEPIPHIADIAPGIDMELDRIVAISLEKDPSHRFQTAGEMRSALEAWLARCPAPARQEEVSRQMNGLFGSVRAEVQAQVQRHMANVNAATNTKELQALTQESLERMAQDGNHISGALMRLGTSGSGSGSGVIANYGGLSSNPSNFPSFPPSTPSGVGSFPPMPSSSPHLGSMQEPAPRSNALLIVITIGCFVLAALLIILFGWKRQSSVIDGPVAAAPPPTPSPTPSEATSTAPQPTAVETINAPIEIVSSSPAPAPAPKPVASPRPAPQPTPRPSPAPVSKPAAPSPGPAEEPGYVTVSSYPWAKVTENGKVICAVTPCNKIAMSPGTHTLTFENGETGQKTNATVQIKPGETTPKNIGFK, encoded by the coding sequence GTGAGCGGAACGGCGCGCAGCAATCGACCGTCGTCCGCCTATCAGAAGGCGGCTGCCGTCACACAGTTCGGGAAATACCAGCTGTTCGCGAGCCTCGGCAAAGGGGGCATGGCCGACGTGTTCCTGTCGGTCGCGCGCGGGCAGATGGGGTTCAACAAGCTCGCCGTCGTCAAGCGGCTGCGGCCCGCGCTCGCCGAAGAGGTCGCCTTTCGGAACATGTTCCTCGACGAGGCGCGGCTCGCGGCGCGCCTCAACCATCCGAACATCGTCCACACCTACGAGGTCGGCGAAGAGCGCGGCGTCTACTTCATCGCGATGGAGTACCTGGAGGGGCAGTCCCTCAACAAGGTGCAGAAGGAGCTCGTTCGCAACAAGCAGCGCATGCCGCCCGAGCTCGCGGCGCGCATCGTCGCCGACGCGCTCGCGGGGCTCGGCCACGCGCACGAGCTCCGCGACTACGACGGGCGATCGCTCAACGTCATCCATCGCGACGTGTCCCCGCACAACATCTTCGTGACCTACGACGGGCACACGAAGCTGATGGACTTCGGCATCGCGAAGGCCGACACGTCCTCGACCGAGACCGAGGTAGGCATCCTCAAAGGCAAGGTCGCGTACATGTCGCCCGAGCAGGCGATGGGGCAGAAGATCGACCTGCGATCGGACCTCTTCGCGATGGGCATCGTGCTGTGGGAGCTCCTCGCGCAGCAGCGGCTCATGACGGGCGAGAACGCGGCGAACACGCTCCATCGCTTGATGAACGAGCCGATCCCGCACATCGCCGACATCGCGCCGGGCATCGACATGGAGCTCGATCGCATCGTCGCGATCTCGCTCGAGAAGGATCCGAGCCACCGCTTCCAGACCGCGGGCGAGATGCGCTCCGCGCTCGAGGCGTGGCTCGCGCGCTGCCCCGCGCCGGCGCGCCAGGAAGAGGTGAGCCGCCAGATGAACGGGCTCTTCGGCAGCGTCCGCGCCGAGGTGCAGGCGCAGGTCCAGCGCCACATGGCGAACGTGAACGCGGCGACGAACACGAAGGAGCTCCAGGCGCTCACGCAGGAGTCGCTCGAGCGGATGGCGCAGGACGGCAATCACATCAGCGGCGCGCTGATGCGGCTCGGCACGAGCGGCAGCGGGAGCGGCAGCGGCGTCATCGCGAACTACGGCGGCCTCTCCTCGAACCCGTCCAACTTCCCGAGCTTCCCGCCGTCGACGCCGTCCGGCGTGGGGTCGTTCCCGCCGATGCCGTCGTCGTCGCCCCACCTCGGCAGCATGCAGGAGCCGGCGCCACGCTCGAACGCGCTCCTCATCGTCATCACGATCGGCTGCTTCGTCCTCGCCGCGCTGCTCATCATCTTGTTCGGGTGGAAGCGCCAGAGCTCCGTCATCGACGGCCCCGTCGCCGCGGCGCCCCCTCCAACCCCGAGCCCGACCCCCTCCGAAGCGACGTCGACCGCGCCGCAGCCGACCGCGGTCGAGACGATCAACGCGCCGATCGAGATCGTGAGCTCCTCGCCCGCCCCGGCCCCGGCCCCGAAGCCGGTCGCGAGTCCGCGGCCCGCGCCGCAGCCGACGCCGCGCCCCTCGCCCGCGCCGGTCTCGAAGCCGGCCGCGCCGTCGCCGGGGCCGGCGGAGGAGCCCGGCTACGTGACGGTGAGCTCGTATCCGTGGGCGAAGGTCACCGAGAACGGCAAGGTCATCTGCGCCGTCACGCCGTGCAACAAGATCGCGATGAGCCCCGGGACGCACACGCTCACGTTCGAGAACGGCGAGACGGGGCAGAAGACGAACGCCACGGTCCAGATCAAGCCGGGCGAGACGACGCCCAAGAACATCGGCTTCAAGTAG
- a CDS encoding ABC transporter substrate-binding protein, with translation MGLVTARLAVVGACFACGAVAAASPLLGACAKEAPKPSAEPPITIGVSLGLTKGLASVAAPIRDAIRSAEGEINASGGLLGRRVVFDVVDDGSDEADLAKSVAQGFADRDVAAVIGPVGSGQVKATQDVLFQKQIIQISPSATSTELTTIQPAKDRYLFRTTPADDFQGAAVILFATKTPGGLGDAGVGAVGADAGVVGATCDKLALVYIDNAYGVPMAKVITDSFPKRGPNKEIVAELKVAVAPASSYADVVGPILEKKPQCMALITYDDVAAQFVADLKAAPGYAALDSGFFIIGTDGVYTSAFLAKSRQDEADDTSASTAEGVFGTNPDTQPGTSEYNRFRTIYSSYFPLRPTDDAPAFTANAFDAAVLIAFAIQKAGTATDRAAIRDALKEVSAPPGRPISPSEITEGLVELRGGGDIDYKGASGNVDFQSNGNVNGGFIVWQAVREATTKKIVYKTVARFTTEELVEQVR, from the coding sequence ATGGGGCTCGTGACGGCACGACTCGCGGTGGTGGGCGCCTGCTTCGCGTGTGGCGCCGTCGCGGCGGCCTCGCCGCTCCTGGGCGCGTGCGCGAAGGAGGCCCCCAAGCCGTCGGCCGAGCCGCCGATCACGATCGGCGTCTCGCTCGGCCTCACGAAGGGGCTCGCGAGCGTCGCCGCGCCGATCCGCGACGCGATCCGGAGCGCGGAGGGAGAGATCAACGCGTCGGGCGGGCTGCTCGGCCGGCGCGTCGTGTTCGACGTCGTCGACGACGGCAGCGACGAGGCCGACCTCGCGAAGAGCGTCGCGCAGGGCTTCGCCGATCGCGACGTCGCCGCCGTCATCGGCCCGGTCGGGAGCGGGCAGGTGAAGGCGACGCAGGACGTCCTCTTCCAGAAGCAGATCATCCAGATCTCGCCGTCGGCGACGTCGACGGAGCTCACGACGATCCAGCCGGCGAAGGATCGCTATCTCTTCCGCACGACGCCCGCCGACGACTTCCAGGGCGCGGCCGTCATCCTGTTCGCGACGAAGACGCCCGGCGGGCTCGGCGACGCCGGCGTCGGCGCGGTCGGGGCGGACGCGGGCGTCGTGGGCGCCACCTGCGACAAGCTCGCGCTGGTCTACATCGACAACGCGTACGGCGTGCCGATGGCGAAGGTCATCACCGACAGCTTCCCGAAGCGCGGCCCGAACAAGGAGATCGTCGCCGAGCTGAAGGTCGCGGTCGCGCCCGCGTCGAGCTACGCCGACGTCGTCGGGCCGATCCTCGAGAAGAAGCCGCAGTGCATGGCGCTGATCACGTACGACGACGTCGCGGCGCAGTTCGTCGCCGACCTCAAGGCCGCCCCTGGCTACGCCGCGCTCGACAGCGGCTTCTTCATCATCGGCACCGACGGCGTGTACACGTCGGCCTTCCTCGCGAAGAGCCGCCAGGACGAGGCGGACGACACGAGCGCCTCCACCGCGGAGGGCGTCTTCGGCACGAACCCGGACACGCAGCCCGGCACGAGCGAGTACAACCGCTTCCGCACGATCTACTCGTCGTACTTCCCGCTCCGCCCGACCGACGACGCGCCCGCTTTCACCGCCAACGCCTTCGACGCCGCGGTGCTCATCGCGTTCGCGATCCAGAAGGCCGGCACCGCCACCGATCGCGCCGCGATCCGCGACGCGCTGAAGGAGGTCTCCGCCCCGCCGGGCCGCCCCATCTCGCCGTCGGAGATCACCGAGGGCCTCGTCGAGCTCCGGGGCGGCGGGGACATCGACTACAAGGGCGCGTCCGGCAACGTCGACTTCCAGTCGAACGGCAACGTGAACGGCGGCTTCATCGTCTGGCAGGCGGTGCGGGAGGCGACGACGAAGAAGATCGTCTACAAGACCGTGGCGCGCTTCACCACCGAGGAGCTCGTGGAGCAGGTGCGGTGA
- a CDS encoding dCMP deaminase family protein, with translation MARERASWDQYFMNIAREVATRSTCDRKFVGAVIVRDRAILATGYNGSIKGLPHCDEEGHLMEEGHCVRTVHAEANAIVQAARTGTRIEGAHIYVTASPCWGCFRLIANAGINRIIFGEFYRDSKIYDFSKQVGIELVDFSKPVPVTT, from the coding sequence ATGGCGAGAGAGCGGGCTTCTTGGGACCAGTACTTCATGAACATCGCGCGTGAGGTCGCGACGCGCTCGACCTGCGACCGCAAGTTCGTCGGCGCCGTCATCGTGCGCGATCGCGCGATCCTCGCGACGGGGTACAACGGCTCGATCAAGGGGCTGCCTCATTGCGACGAGGAGGGCCACCTCATGGAGGAGGGGCACTGCGTGCGCACCGTGCATGCGGAGGCGAACGCGATCGTCCAGGCCGCGCGCACCGGCACGCGCATCGAAGGCGCGCACATCTACGTGACGGCCTCGCCCTGCTGGGGCTGCTTCCGGCTCATCGCGAACGCCGGCATCAACCGCATCATCTTCGGCGAGTTCTACCGCGACTCGAAGATCTACGACTTCTCGAAGCAGGTCGGGATCGAGCTCGTCGACTTCTCGAAGCCGGTCCCGGTGACGACGTGA
- a CDS encoding D-alanine--D-alanine ligase: MTGKGRRLAIAVVQGGPTSEAEVSRASAASVAKALAAAGHRPVRLELNGHLAESLRTGGFELVFPVAHGAVGEDGSLQGLLEVLELPYVGSDVLASALAMNKRVAKVLFADAGLPIAKGLAAKRGARSAAAEAERAIAELGSKVVVKPCSNGSAIGVARFDAGGAAQEIAAAIDAAWAVDETALVEALATGREVTCGVLDLHHAEAQALPPTEIRAPNDAFYTYQARYAPGRSEHLCPAPLGDALVARVRELAVMAHRALGCRDLSRVDFVVGEQPTLLEVNTMPGFTDTSLYPEAAGVAGIPMPELCDRLATAAFERGPTRRNAPLPLPR, from the coding sequence GTGACAGGGAAGGGGCGGCGCCTCGCGATCGCCGTCGTGCAGGGCGGACCGACCTCGGAGGCGGAGGTCAGCCGCGCGTCGGCGGCGAGCGTCGCGAAGGCGCTCGCGGCGGCGGGGCACCGCCCGGTGCGGCTCGAGCTCAACGGCCACCTCGCGGAGTCGCTGCGCACCGGCGGCTTCGAGCTCGTGTTCCCCGTCGCCCACGGCGCGGTGGGGGAGGACGGATCGCTCCAGGGCCTCCTCGAGGTGCTCGAGCTCCCTTACGTCGGGTCCGACGTGCTCGCGAGCGCGCTCGCGATGAACAAGCGCGTCGCGAAGGTGCTCTTCGCCGACGCCGGGCTCCCGATCGCGAAGGGCCTCGCGGCGAAGCGCGGCGCGCGGAGCGCCGCGGCGGAGGCGGAGCGCGCGATCGCGGAGCTCGGGAGCAAGGTCGTCGTGAAGCCGTGCTCGAACGGCTCCGCGATCGGCGTCGCGCGCTTCGACGCGGGCGGCGCGGCGCAGGAGATCGCGGCCGCGATCGACGCGGCGTGGGCGGTGGACGAGACCGCGCTCGTCGAAGCGCTCGCGACCGGGCGCGAGGTCACCTGCGGGGTCCTCGACCTCCACCACGCCGAGGCGCAGGCGCTGCCGCCGACCGAGATCCGCGCGCCGAACGATGCATTCTACACCTATCAGGCGCGCTACGCGCCGGGGCGGAGCGAGCACCTCTGCCCGGCGCCGCTCGGCGACGCCCTCGTCGCGCGCGTCCGCGAGCTCGCGGTCATGGCGCACCGCGCCCTCGGCTGCCGGGACCTGTCGCGGGTGGACTTCGTGGTCGGGGAACAGCCCACCCTGCTCGAGGTCAACACGATGCCGGGGTTCACCGACACGAGCCTCTATCCGGAAGCGGCCGGCGTCGCGGGGATCCCGATGCCGGAGCTCTGCGACCGGCTCGCCACGGCCGCCTTCGAGCGCGGCCCGACCCGCCGGAACGCCCCGCTCCCCTTGCCGAGATAG
- a CDS encoding serine/threonine protein kinase: protein MQIGQVISDKYKLLRLLGDGGMGSVFEAEHMRLGTHVAIKVLHAELARRTGIAERFVQEARVSAQIRSPHVVQVTDVESTAEGVAYLVMELLQGETLSGVVRRQQKLPVGTAAEYTTQILQALEAAHALGVIHRDLKPDNVFVTFQGGKPVLKLIDFGIAKLKTAQTGQTKNLTVAGMLMGTPEYMAPEQAYSADKVDVRADLYAVGVMLYEMLSGQPPVDAPDPRVLIGKVERGEITPLVQAAPGIDPALAGFVHRAMAPRPELRFATATEMRVALDDLMSGKRQGTAKIAVGSQQPPANVANPANPANVAIGATSAANPLADTANPLNPALLPSQVGATGTMMGAPIESALSVLPSPPQPSVEHAPRGATQGVPAVDAAIAMQMQMQQPPPVVHHAPAQQHQPQQHYAAPPAERRKSGNGLVIALGIVALLLGAGAVVTYVLSTQKSTTPPVATLDLPTNPPPPTETTPPGNTTVTPVTPVNPLTPPVNPPAPAPGPAPVAPKKDGGAEPPKDSGAPPSGPVAVQDAGGGQTTIVTPFGTFQWPGPRPLLWPPDQPWPPPTIQPLPGPPP, encoded by the coding sequence GTGCAGATCGGGCAGGTCATCAGCGACAAGTACAAGCTGCTCCGCTTGCTTGGCGATGGCGGGATGGGCTCGGTCTTCGAGGCCGAGCACATGCGGCTCGGTACGCACGTCGCGATCAAGGTGCTCCACGCGGAGCTCGCGCGGAGGACCGGCATCGCGGAGCGGTTCGTCCAGGAGGCGCGCGTCTCGGCGCAGATCCGGTCGCCGCACGTCGTGCAGGTCACCGACGTCGAGAGCACCGCCGAAGGCGTGGCGTACCTCGTCATGGAGCTGCTCCAGGGCGAGACGCTGTCCGGCGTCGTGCGGCGGCAGCAGAAGCTGCCGGTCGGGACCGCGGCCGAGTACACGACCCAGATCCTCCAAGCGCTCGAGGCGGCGCACGCGCTCGGCGTCATCCATCGCGACCTCAAGCCCGACAACGTGTTCGTCACGTTCCAGGGCGGCAAGCCCGTGCTGAAGCTCATCGACTTCGGCATCGCGAAGCTCAAGACCGCGCAGACGGGGCAGACCAAGAACCTCACCGTCGCGGGCATGCTCATGGGCACGCCCGAGTACATGGCGCCGGAGCAGGCCTACTCCGCCGACAAGGTCGACGTGCGCGCGGACCTGTACGCGGTCGGCGTCATGCTCTACGAGATGCTCTCCGGGCAGCCGCCGGTCGACGCGCCCGATCCGCGCGTGCTCATCGGGAAGGTGGAGCGCGGCGAGATCACGCCGCTCGTGCAAGCCGCGCCCGGGATCGACCCCGCGCTTGCTGGCTTCGTGCACCGCGCGATGGCGCCGCGGCCCGAGCTCCGGTTCGCGACCGCGACCGAGATGCGCGTCGCGCTCGACGACCTGATGAGCGGCAAGCGGCAGGGCACCGCGAAGATCGCGGTGGGCTCGCAGCAGCCACCCGCCAACGTCGCGAACCCCGCGAACCCCGCGAACGTCGCGATCGGCGCGACGTCGGCCGCGAACCCGCTCGCCGACACCGCGAACCCGCTCAACCCGGCCCTGCTGCCTTCGCAGGTCGGCGCGACCGGCACGATGATGGGCGCGCCGATCGAGAGCGCGCTGTCGGTGCTGCCGTCGCCGCCGCAGCCGTCCGTCGAGCACGCGCCGCGCGGCGCGACGCAGGGGGTGCCCGCCGTCGATGCGGCGATCGCGATGCAGATGCAGATGCAGCAGCCGCCTCCGGTCGTGCATCACGCGCCGGCGCAGCAGCACCAGCCGCAGCAGCACTACGCCGCCCCGCCGGCGGAGCGGCGGAAGAGCGGCAACGGGCTCGTCATCGCGCTCGGCATCGTCGCGCTCCTGCTCGGCGCCGGCGCCGTCGTCACGTACGTGCTCAGCACGCAGAAGTCGACGACGCCGCCGGTCGCGACGCTCGACCTTCCGACCAACCCGCCGCCGCCCACCGAGACGACGCCGCCCGGGAACACGACCGTCACGCCGGTCACGCCCGTGAACCCGCTCACGCCGCCGGTGAACCCGCCCGCCCCCGCGCCCGGCCCCGCTCCGGTCGCGCCGAAGAAAGACGGCGGCGCCGAGCCGCCGAAGGACAGCGGAGCTCCGCCGTCCGGCCCCGTCGCGGTGCAGGACGCCGGCGGCGGGCAGACCACGATCGTCACGCCGTTCGGCACGTTCCAGTGGCCCGGGCCGCGCCCGCTCTTGTGGCCGCCCGACCAGCCGTGGCCGCCGCCCACGATCCAGCCGCTGCCGGGACCGCCGCCCTGA
- a CDS encoding DUF4175 family protein, with translation MPKKSDRQFTPRARKSSIAPPAADSAREVEDEEQEEREEREEREIAAATTPDHREALSALANAWTYAVRAPRRRAIVLGGLLVTTFAMLVARGGTTSARATAAGMLLAVLAAAYFARWFRLRVFRDPARVIEHVAGRSLPEESARAIRSLSLLDPSVTRGASTELAELHVARTLAALPVDNVRRGAQRVGFLLGLLALGFAGTNIAACATNPWGVLEGADVLVAQNGLAPIGMTWLDEPQIRARPPDYLHLEERLVVPYDDTALPRGTLLTMRGTPARAGRRLLLTDGTAEVPFVDDGSGHVVARWPLAESVSLRVVARFGDVTIPESEPTSIESIPDAAPIVLLEGAPKQIRLASEEHNADVPIHYEATDDHGLREVHLVLRAGTREERRVLARLDGETKTDRGGHNLRASDPFIKKSHAPIEIRVEAKDNDPITGPKWGASEAITLVPPDVGEPESRRRAALVKVRDKLVDDLAWRLATPLPAEPKDRREMLEKDVKLSEESVELLEAAVTTSYAGIRVPGRLGAMLRGRMRKVTDATTNQLRSPSTTARANVVKATERMVLVIDAAIQGLGLRDTRDAARELAEVADELAAAAALAQKTERARNETRMDAATIVLGGGGRAMRLLGALGRDIGEIVDVYLRRVARARAAQDLPHATLAAQDLAARLRQPDPSFGARGGRPSHAGGESGGGRGTEAGEGDGEPSDVEQAFNEAAKELDKLAGEHAGNMGKVEQSVANGTTKEDLEQLAEDAKKHAQKVRDSVKGLPNVGGGSDSWTSKGAAAKEHAEQMARALEQGNANDAVQSGKNALGALEEAKRAAQREKMTRGDSSAEKAVDEARQKLESEVRWAEEKLAELRRKASQRAAPELKEHGEQEGKLGERARDIARKGRDQDLPQGALDALRDAEDAAREAAQALKEGDAERGLKKQREAQQKLEQARDALSDDEGEGEGEGDGEGRADDGKKPSRDHTDIPKADAHKGPEEFRKRVIKGLGQPAGGKYKDAVKRYAEGLLR, from the coding sequence GTGCCGAAGAAGTCGGACAGGCAGTTCACGCCGCGAGCACGCAAGAGCTCGATCGCGCCGCCCGCCGCCGACTCGGCGCGGGAGGTGGAGGACGAGGAGCAGGAAGAGCGCGAGGAGCGGGAAGAGCGCGAGATCGCCGCCGCCACGACGCCCGATCACCGCGAGGCGCTGAGCGCGCTCGCCAACGCGTGGACGTACGCGGTGCGCGCGCCCCGCCGGCGCGCGATCGTCCTCGGCGGGCTCCTCGTCACGACGTTCGCTATGCTCGTCGCCCGCGGCGGCACCACCTCGGCGCGCGCGACCGCGGCCGGGATGCTCCTCGCCGTGCTCGCCGCCGCGTACTTCGCGCGCTGGTTCCGGCTCCGCGTGTTCCGCGACCCCGCGCGCGTGATCGAGCACGTCGCCGGTCGCTCCCTCCCCGAAGAGTCCGCGCGCGCGATCCGATCGCTCTCGCTTCTCGATCCTTCCGTCACGCGCGGGGCGTCGACGGAGCTCGCGGAGCTGCACGTCGCGCGGACGCTCGCGGCGCTCCCGGTCGACAATGTCCGCCGCGGCGCGCAGCGGGTCGGCTTCCTCCTCGGCCTCCTCGCGCTCGGCTTCGCGGGCACGAACATCGCCGCCTGCGCGACGAACCCGTGGGGCGTGCTCGAGGGCGCCGACGTCCTCGTCGCGCAGAACGGGCTCGCGCCGATCGGGATGACCTGGCTCGACGAGCCCCAGATCCGCGCGCGCCCGCCGGACTACCTCCACCTCGAGGAGCGCCTCGTCGTCCCGTACGACGACACCGCGCTGCCGCGCGGCACGTTGCTCACGATGCGCGGGACGCCGGCCCGCGCCGGACGCCGCCTCCTCCTCACCGACGGCACGGCCGAGGTCCCGTTCGTCGACGACGGCTCGGGGCACGTCGTCGCGCGCTGGCCGCTCGCGGAGTCGGTCTCGCTCCGCGTCGTCGCGCGCTTCGGTGACGTGACGATCCCCGAGTCCGAGCCGACGTCGATCGAGTCGATCCCCGACGCCGCGCCGATCGTGCTCCTCGAGGGCGCGCCGAAGCAGATCCGCCTCGCGAGCGAGGAGCACAACGCCGACGTCCCGATCCACTACGAGGCGACCGACGATCACGGCCTCCGCGAGGTGCACCTCGTGCTCCGCGCCGGGACGCGCGAGGAGCGCCGCGTCCTCGCGCGGCTCGACGGCGAGACGAAGACCGATCGCGGCGGCCACAACCTCCGCGCGAGCGATCCGTTCATCAAGAAGAGCCACGCTCCGATCGAGATCCGCGTCGAGGCGAAGGACAACGATCCGATCACGGGCCCGAAGTGGGGCGCGAGCGAGGCGATCACGCTCGTGCCGCCCGACGTCGGAGAGCCCGAGTCGCGCCGCCGCGCCGCGCTCGTGAAGGTGCGCGACAAGCTCGTCGACGATCTCGCCTGGCGCCTCGCGACGCCGCTGCCGGCCGAGCCGAAGGACCGCCGCGAGATGCTGGAGAAGGACGTGAAGCTCAGCGAGGAGAGCGTGGAGCTCCTCGAGGCGGCGGTCACGACGTCGTACGCGGGGATCAGGGTGCCGGGGCGGCTCGGCGCGATGCTGCGCGGGCGCATGCGCAAGGTCACCGACGCGACGACGAACCAGCTCCGCTCGCCGAGCACGACCGCGCGCGCGAACGTCGTGAAGGCGACCGAGCGCATGGTCCTCGTCATCGATGCCGCGATCCAGGGGCTCGGCCTCCGCGACACGCGCGACGCCGCGCGCGAGCTCGCCGAGGTCGCGGACGAGCTCGCGGCCGCGGCCGCGCTGGCGCAGAAGACCGAGCGCGCGCGCAACGAGACGCGGATGGACGCGGCGACGATCGTCCTCGGCGGCGGCGGGCGCGCGATGCGCCTCCTCGGCGCGCTCGGACGCGACATCGGCGAGATCGTCGACGTGTACCTCCGCCGCGTCGCGCGCGCCCGCGCGGCGCAAGACCTCCCGCACGCGACGCTCGCGGCGCAGGACCTCGCCGCGCGCCTGCGCCAGCCCGATCCTTCGTTCGGCGCGCGCGGCGGACGGCCTTCGCACGCCGGCGGCGAGTCGGGCGGCGGGCGCGGGACCGAGGCGGGCGAGGGCGACGGCGAGCCGAGCGACGTCGAGCAGGCCTTCAACGAGGCGGCGAAGGAGCTCGACAAGCTCGCCGGCGAGCACGCCGGCAACATGGGCAAGGTCGAGCAGTCGGTCGCGAACGGCACGACGAAGGAGGACCTCGAGCAGCTCGCGGAAGACGCGAAGAAGCACGCGCAGAAGGTCCGCGACTCGGTGAAGGGCCTCCCGAACGTCGGCGGCGGCAGCGACTCGTGGACGAGCAAGGGCGCCGCGGCGAAGGAGCACGCCGAGCAGATGGCGCGCGCGCTCGAGCAGGGGAACGCGAACGACGCGGTGCAGAGCGGGAAGAACGCGCTCGGCGCGCTCGAGGAGGCGAAGCGCGCGGCGCAGCGCGAGAAGATGACGCGCGGCGACTCGAGCGCCGAGAAGGCGGTCGACGAGGCGCGGCAGAAGCTCGAGTCCGAGGTGCGCTGGGCGGAGGAGAAGCTCGCGGAGCTCCGCAGGAAGGCCTCGCAGCGCGCGGCGCCGGAGCTCAAGGAGCACGGCGAGCAGGAAGGGAAGCTCGGCGAGCGCGCGCGCGACATCGCGCGGAAGGGCCGCGATCAGGACCTGCCGCAGGGCGCGCTCGACGCGCTCCGTGACGCGGAGGACGCCGCGCGCGAGGCCGCGCAGGCGCTGAAGGAGGGCGACGCCGAGCGCGGGCTCAAGAAGCAGCGCGAGGCGCAGCAGAAGCTCGAGCAGGCGCGCGACGCGCTCTCCGACGACGAGGGCGAGGGCGAGGGCGAAGGCGACGGCGAAGGACGCGCCGACGACGGCAAGAAGCCGTCGCGAGACCACACCGACATCCCGAAGGCCGACGCGCACAAGGGCCCGGAGGAGTTCCGGAAGCGCGTCATCAAGGGCCTCGGCCAGCCCGCGGGCGGGAAATACAAGGACGCGGTGAAGCGTTACGCGGAGGGTCTGCTGCGATGA